Proteins co-encoded in one Aquincola tertiaricarbonis genomic window:
- the hppD gene encoding 4-hydroxyphenylpyruvate dioxygenase, producing the protein MQFTPWDNPMGTDGFEFIEYAAPDPAAMGQVFERMGFKPIARHRYKKVTLYRQGEINFILNAEPDSFAQRFARLHGPSVCAIAFRVQDAKAAYERATSLGAWGFADQAGPGQLNIPAIKGIGDSLIYLVDRWRGKNGAKEGDIGNIGFFDVDFEPLPGAELNPVGHGLTYIDHLTHNVHRGRMNEWAEFYERLFNFREIRYFDIEGQVTGVKSKALTSPCGKIRIPINEEGNDTPGQIQEYLDHYHGEGIQHIAMGARDLYQTVDALRASGVKLLDTIDTYYELVDKRIPGHGENVDELKRRKILVDGKPGELLLQIFSENQLGPIFFEFIQRKGDQGFGEGNFKALFESIELDQMRRGVLKTDKSPA; encoded by the coding sequence ATGCAGTTCACCCCCTGGGACAACCCGATGGGCACCGACGGTTTCGAGTTCATCGAATACGCCGCACCCGACCCGGCCGCGATGGGCCAGGTGTTCGAGCGCATGGGCTTCAAGCCCATTGCCCGCCACCGCTACAAGAAGGTGACGCTGTACCGCCAGGGCGAGATCAACTTCATCCTGAATGCCGAGCCCGACTCCTTCGCGCAGCGCTTCGCGCGGCTGCACGGCCCCAGCGTGTGCGCCATCGCCTTCCGCGTGCAGGACGCCAAGGCCGCCTATGAGCGCGCCACTTCGCTGGGCGCCTGGGGCTTTGCCGACCAGGCCGGCCCGGGCCAGCTGAACATCCCGGCGATCAAGGGCATCGGCGATTCGCTGATCTACCTGGTGGACCGCTGGCGCGGCAAGAACGGCGCCAAGGAAGGCGACATCGGCAACATCGGCTTCTTCGACGTCGACTTCGAGCCGCTGCCCGGTGCCGAGCTGAACCCGGTGGGCCACGGCCTGACCTACATCGACCACCTGACGCACAACGTGCACCGCGGCCGCATGAACGAATGGGCCGAGTTCTACGAGCGCCTGTTCAACTTCCGCGAGATCCGCTACTTCGACATCGAAGGCCAGGTCACCGGCGTCAAGAGCAAGGCGCTGACCAGCCCCTGCGGCAAGATCCGCATCCCCATCAACGAAGAAGGCAACGACACGCCGGGCCAGATCCAGGAGTACCTGGACCACTACCACGGCGAAGGCATCCAGCACATCGCGATGGGCGCGCGCGACCTGTACCAGACGGTGGACGCGCTGCGCGCCAGCGGCGTGAAGCTGCTGGACACGATCGACACCTACTACGAGCTGGTCGACAAGCGCATTCCCGGCCACGGCGAAAACGTGGACGAGCTGAAGCGCCGCAAGATCCTGGTGGACGGCAAGCCGGGCGAGCTGCTGCTGCAGATCTTCAGCGAGAACCAGCTGGGCCCGATCTTCTTTGAGTTCATCCAGCGCAAGGGCGATCAGGGCTTCGGCGAGGGCAACTTCAAGGCGCTGTTCGAAAGCATCGAGCTGGACCAGATGCGCCGCGGGGTGCTCAAGACGGACAAGTCTCCCGCTTGA
- a CDS encoding Lrp/AsnC family transcriptional regulator, giving the protein MATEEPLDNLDRRILRALQAQGRITYDELAAEVGLSPSAALRRVKRLEEAGVIAGYVALVRAESVGLGLTAYVNVRLEKQAESSKRNPMDLFRAAVQTWPEVVECVSLTGEMDYLLRVLVQDMAHYARFIADVLLRHPSVQDCKTSFVLDRVKATTAVPL; this is encoded by the coding sequence ATGGCGACCGAAGAGCCGCTGGACAACCTGGATCGACGCATCCTTCGGGCGCTGCAAGCCCAAGGGCGCATCACCTACGACGAACTGGCCGCCGAGGTGGGCCTGTCGCCCTCGGCCGCGCTGCGCCGCGTCAAGCGGCTGGAAGAAGCGGGCGTGATCGCCGGCTACGTGGCCCTGGTGCGCGCCGAGTCGGTGGGCCTGGGCCTGACCGCCTACGTCAACGTGCGGCTGGAAAAGCAGGCCGAGAGTTCCAAGCGCAACCCGATGGACCTGTTCCGCGCTGCGGTGCAGACCTGGCCCGAGGTGGTGGAGTGCGTGTCGCTGACCGGCGAGATGGACTACCTGCTGCGGGTGCTGGTGCAGGACATGGCGCACTACGCGCGCTTCATCGCCGACGTGCTGCTGCGCCACCCCAGCGTGCAGGACTGCAAGACCAGCTTCGTGCTCGACCGGGTGAAGGCCACCACGGCGGTGCCGCTGTGA
- a CDS encoding HDOD domain-containing protein, with translation MPPLLDRPLPTLDAWVAHFRDAPVPVLADSADILAALSVNEDAVDAHTLAEALGDDPLLTARALAHVGRHHRRDTGIETLTAAIVLMGVPPFFRTFADLPTMEDRLADWPAAQEGLHRVLDRAHRAARFALGFAVQRVDRDAMVIREAALLHDLAEMLLWCHAPALALEIAARQQANPALRSEAAQCAVLGVALADVQLALMKAWSLPELLLQLADDRRAETGQVRNVLLAVRVARHTALGWENPALPDDVADIAQLLRLSPASTLALLHEIND, from the coding sequence ATGCCACCGCTGCTGGACCGCCCCCTGCCCACCCTGGATGCCTGGGTGGCGCATTTCCGTGATGCGCCGGTGCCGGTGCTGGCCGACAGCGCCGACATCCTGGCCGCGCTGTCCGTCAACGAAGACGCGGTGGACGCCCACACGCTGGCCGAAGCCCTGGGCGACGATCCGCTGCTGACCGCGCGTGCGCTGGCCCACGTGGGCCGCCACCACCGCCGCGACACCGGCATCGAGACCCTGACCGCCGCCATCGTGCTGATGGGTGTGCCGCCCTTTTTCCGCACCTTTGCCGACCTGCCGACGATGGAAGACCGGCTGGCCGACTGGCCGGCCGCGCAGGAGGGACTGCACCGCGTGCTGGACCGCGCCCACCGGGCCGCCCGCTTTGCGCTGGGCTTCGCGGTGCAGCGGGTGGACCGCGATGCGATGGTGATCCGCGAAGCCGCCCTGCTGCACGACCTGGCCGAAATGCTGCTGTGGTGCCATGCACCCGCGCTGGCGCTGGAGATCGCCGCGCGCCAGCAGGCCAACCCGGCCCTGCGCTCGGAGGCTGCCCAGTGCGCGGTGCTGGGCGTGGCGCTGGCCGACGTGCAGCTGGCACTGATGAAGGCCTGGTCGCTGCCCGAGCTGCTGCTGCAACTGGCCGACGACCGCCGCGCCGAGACCGGCCAGGTGCGCAACGTGCTGCTGGCCGTGCGCGTGGCCCGCCACACCGCGCTGGGCTGGGAGAACCCCGCGCTGCCGGACGACGTGGCCGACATCGCCCAGTTGCTGCGGCTGAGCCCCGCCAGCACGCTGGCGCTGCTGCACGAGATCAACGACTGA
- a CDS encoding esterase/lipase family protein, which yields MTAARLQRALGLALVAALLLWNGAWLHRGQPLVALLGSLLLALPHAPVLALEMLLMRRVHVHQPVPRASWAAVAKAWWHEVGCGVAVFGWRQPWRTHAEPDHWPPEAQGRRAVVLVHGFMCNRAMWNPWMRRLRAAGHPFVAVTLSPPWAAIERHAPALEAAVRRAEQATGQAPLVVAHSMGGLVVRAWLRSIAALHVGGAAGALAKRTAGVITIGTPHHGTWLARFGRADNTRQMRLHGPWLQGLAETEKPAGYAGFTCFYSDCDNVVFPVSAAMLPGADNRHVPGQAHVQLLGHPAVFAEVLRRLDLSPAGPPQGTELPLGGARA from the coding sequence ATGACGGCAGCGCGTCTGCAGCGGGCGCTGGGGCTGGCCCTCGTCGCCGCGCTGCTGCTGTGGAACGGCGCCTGGCTGCACCGCGGCCAGCCGCTGGTGGCGCTGCTGGGCAGCCTGCTGCTGGCCTTGCCGCATGCGCCGGTGCTGGCGCTGGAAATGCTGTTGATGCGCCGCGTGCATGTGCACCAGCCGGTGCCGCGTGCCTCATGGGCGGCCGTGGCCAAAGCCTGGTGGCACGAGGTGGGCTGCGGCGTGGCGGTGTTCGGTTGGCGCCAGCCCTGGCGCACGCACGCCGAGCCCGACCATTGGCCGCCCGAGGCGCAGGGCCGGCGCGCGGTGGTGCTGGTACACGGCTTCATGTGCAACCGCGCGATGTGGAACCCCTGGATGCGCCGGCTGCGGGCGGCGGGCCACCCCTTCGTGGCGGTGACCCTGTCGCCGCCATGGGCGGCCATCGAGCGCCATGCGCCCGCGCTGGAAGCCGCGGTGCGCCGGGCCGAACAGGCCACCGGCCAGGCACCGCTGGTGGTGGCGCACAGCATGGGTGGCCTGGTGGTGCGGGCCTGGCTGCGCAGCATTGCGGCGCTGCATGTGGGTGGCGCTGCGGGTGCATTGGCCAAGCGCACCGCCGGCGTCATCACCATCGGCACGCCGCACCACGGCACCTGGCTGGCGCGCTTCGGCCGCGCCGACAACACCCGCCAGATGCGGCTGCACGGGCCTTGGCTGCAAGGTCTGGCGGAAACAGAAAAGCCGGCGGGTTACGCCGGCTTCACCTGCTTCTACAGCGACTGCGACAACGTGGTGTTTCCCGTGTCGGCCGCCATGCTGCCGGGCGCCGACAACCGGCATGTTCCGGGCCAGGCCCATGTGCAACTGCTGGGGCACCCGGCGGTGTTCGCCGAGGTGCTGAGGCGGCTGGACCTCAGTCCCGCCGGGCCGCCCCAAGGGACTGAGCTCCCCCTCGGGGGGGCGCGAGCGTAG